The Deltaproteobacteria bacterium genome contains a region encoding:
- a CDS encoding Rne/Rng family ribonuclease, which produces MSNILVINASGQETRVALIEQGTISEYYLERKNEKGIVGNIYKGRVVRVLPGMQAAFVDIGLDKAAFLYVGDIVSDPTFPGFSEEMDIKAGAVEGDPLEADDLPEPSDEPLPQAAESPPSVAEVAAVPEPAQEAPAPATQEPAEVATPSPEPVPAEAAAGAQTAEPADIVDLHPDDALDDEEEDDDEELDEADAAHAAAEEVLAAEQAKASEPPPGGEPAAEAAQQQAATPPPEAGARGLPAEQRPAAREGRRGRRRGGRGRRRGGESARPEQPKGERRQENGKPWQSQERRGGNGDKRNGNGKHRAQIQDLLKEGDEVLVQVVKDPIGTKGARITCHISLPGRHLVFMPTVDHVGISRRIENEKERRRLRELVDRYRPPGTGFIVRTVAENEPSEKLTADIKFLLGLWNEVGKKRESMKAPACVHPDLDLILRSIRDLFSDEVEKLVIDDRSEFERVRAFVEQAAPELKERIELYGGEEPIFDEFGIEQELVRAQNRKVWLKSGGYIIIDQTEALVAIDVNSGRYVGKKGAGASLEDTITKINCEAAKEIVYQLRLRNIGGIIIIDFIDMDKGANREKVFKTLQEALAVDRAKTNVLKISDIGLVEMTRKRVRESITRLTTEICPTCDGRGHVRSKTTMAYDIMREVQRAAGKHREDQLVVSCHPDVAKLLQGPEREAMRLLMMKLNKSITVRPQPQYHLEQYDLHAKWSRPDLQQAQRGQGRRDGGRREGNRGSQTRPDQPAAAEARSQEPPAVKVGD; this is translated from the coding sequence ATGTCCAACATCCTCGTGATCAACGCCTCGGGTCAGGAGACCCGGGTGGCGCTGATCGAGCAAGGGACGATCTCTGAGTACTACCTGGAGCGGAAGAACGAGAAAGGAATAGTCGGGAACATCTATAAAGGAAGGGTAGTCCGGGTGCTCCCCGGCATGCAGGCCGCGTTCGTCGACATCGGCCTCGACAAGGCAGCCTTCCTCTACGTCGGCGACATCGTTTCCGACCCCACCTTCCCCGGCTTCTCCGAGGAAATGGACATCAAGGCAGGCGCCGTCGAGGGCGATCCCCTCGAGGCCGACGACCTGCCCGAGCCGTCCGACGAGCCGCTTCCGCAAGCGGCCGAGAGCCCGCCGTCCGTCGCCGAAGTGGCCGCGGTCCCCGAGCCGGCGCAGGAGGCGCCTGCACCGGCGACGCAGGAGCCAGCCGAGGTCGCCACGCCCTCGCCGGAGCCTGTTCCCGCGGAAGCCGCGGCCGGTGCGCAGACGGCGGAGCCCGCCGACATCGTCGACCTGCATCCCGACGACGCACTCGACGACGAAGAAGAGGACGACGACGAGGAGCTGGACGAGGCCGACGCCGCACACGCTGCCGCGGAGGAGGTGCTGGCGGCGGAGCAGGCCAAGGCCTCCGAACCGCCGCCTGGCGGCGAGCCTGCTGCGGAGGCCGCGCAGCAACAGGCGGCGACTCCGCCACCGGAAGCGGGAGCCCGTGGGCTTCCTGCGGAACAGCGTCCAGCCGCGCGCGAAGGCAGACGGGGGCGGCGCCGCGGAGGCCGCGGTCGGCGCAGAGGGGGCGAGAGCGCGCGTCCCGAGCAGCCAAAAGGCGAGCGCCGGCAGGAAAATGGCAAGCCCTGGCAGAGCCAGGAACGCCGAGGCGGCAACGGCGACAAGCGCAACGGCAACGGCAAGCACCGCGCGCAGATCCAGGACCTGCTCAAGGAAGGCGACGAGGTCCTCGTCCAGGTGGTGAAGGACCCCATCGGCACCAAGGGCGCCCGCATCACCTGCCACATCTCGCTTCCGGGCCGGCACCTGGTCTTCATGCCGACAGTCGATCACGTCGGCATCTCCCGCCGCATCGAGAACGAGAAGGAGCGGCGGCGACTGCGCGAGCTGGTCGATCGCTACCGGCCGCCGGGCACCGGATTCATCGTCCGCACCGTCGCCGAGAACGAGCCGAGCGAAAAGCTGACGGCGGACATCAAGTTCCTCCTCGGGCTCTGGAACGAGGTGGGCAAGAAGCGCGAGTCGATGAAGGCTCCCGCCTGCGTGCACCCCGACCTCGACCTGATCCTGCGCAGCATCCGCGACCTCTTCTCCGACGAGGTGGAGAAGCTGGTGATCGACGACCGTTCCGAGTTCGAGCGGGTGCGGGCCTTCGTCGAGCAGGCGGCTCCCGAGCTGAAGGAGCGCATCGAGCTGTACGGCGGCGAGGAGCCCATCTTCGACGAGTTCGGCATCGAGCAGGAGCTGGTCCGCGCGCAGAACCGCAAGGTCTGGCTGAAGAGCGGAGGCTACATCATCATCGACCAGACGGAGGCGCTGGTCGCCATCGACGTGAACTCGGGACGCTATGTCGGCAAGAAGGGCGCCGGCGCGTCGCTCGAGGACACCATCACCAAGATCAACTGCGAGGCGGCCAAGGAGATCGTGTACCAGCTCCGCCTGCGCAACATCGGCGGCATCATCATCATCGACTTCATCGACATGGACAAAGGCGCCAACCGGGAGAAGGTGTTCAAGACCCTCCAGGAAGCGCTGGCCGTCGACCGTGCGAAGACGAACGTCCTCAAGATCAGCGACATCGGCCTGGTGGAGATGACGCGCAAGCGCGTCCGCGAGAGCATCACCCGGCTGACGACCGAGATCTGCCCCACCTGCGACGGCCGCGGCCACGTCCGCAGCAAGACGACGATGGCGTACGACATCATGCGCGAGGTCCAGCGCGCCGCCGGCAAGCACCGCGAGGACCAGTTGGTGGTCTCCTGCCACCCCGATGTGGCGAAGCTGCTGCAGGGGCCGGAGCGCGAAGCGATGCGCCTGTTGATGATGAAGCTCAACAAGAGCATCACCGTCCGCCCGCAGCCGCAGTACCACCTCGAGCAGTACGATCTGCACGCGAAGTGGAGCCGCCCCGATCTGCAGCAGGCCCAGCGCGGCCAGGGACGGCGCGACGGCGGCCGGCGTGAGGGTAATCGCGGCTCGCAGACGCGTCCGGATCAACCGGCGGCGGCAGAAGCCCGTTCGCAGGAGCCGCCGGCGGTGAAGGTGGGCGACTGA
- a CDS encoding FHA domain-containing protein: MDRTRPGTQTGNHVAKPRRGDAPYLFVALRCDRPLEGAARICLGRADEVTVGRGSALAVRAEQSALRVDVPDVRVSGQHLRISRVLGEWVLEDLKSRNGTLLDGSRVDRIGIADGALIEAGQTFFIFRTALPQAGNVLEATALETPTPGLESLVPSFANELERVRTVAKSRLPVLLQGETGTGKEVIASAIHQLSGRSGPFLPVNCGALPATLVESEMFGYRKGAFSGAMEDRPGLIRSAEGGTLLLDEIGDLPLPAQATLLRVLQEEEVMPVGGTRPTKVDVRVIAATHRDLPGLVAQEKFRNDLLMRLCGFTVNLSPLRERREDFGLLLSRLLRRIDAGKLTFTPEAGRAMLRHSWPGNIRELEKCLSRASVLAEDGVVELEHLPPSVTAAPAAPVRPSEAQLSADDRARREQIVSLLREHGGNVTSVAKAMGKARTQVQRWLRRYDLDPLTYRR, encoded by the coding sequence GTGGATCGCACGCGCCCCGGGACCCAGACCGGAAACCACGTCGCCAAACCGCGGCGAGGCGACGCTCCCTACTTGTTCGTCGCGCTGCGGTGCGACCGCCCGCTCGAGGGCGCCGCGCGGATCTGCCTCGGCCGCGCCGACGAAGTGACGGTCGGCCGTGGGTCGGCGCTCGCGGTCCGCGCCGAGCAGTCCGCCCTCCGGGTCGACGTCCCCGACGTACGCGTCTCCGGCCAGCATCTGCGCATCTCGCGCGTGCTGGGCGAGTGGGTGCTCGAAGATCTCAAGTCCCGCAACGGGACCTTGCTGGATGGTTCGCGCGTCGATCGGATCGGAATCGCGGATGGCGCACTGATCGAGGCGGGGCAGACCTTTTTCATCTTCCGCACCGCATTGCCGCAGGCCGGAAACGTGCTCGAGGCGACGGCACTGGAAACGCCGACCCCAGGCCTGGAAAGCCTTGTCCCCTCGTTCGCCAACGAGCTCGAGCGCGTCCGCACCGTCGCGAAGTCTCGCCTCCCGGTGCTCCTGCAGGGGGAAACCGGTACCGGCAAGGAGGTCATCGCGTCGGCGATCCACCAACTCTCCGGCCGCTCCGGTCCGTTCCTTCCAGTGAACTGCGGCGCCCTGCCAGCGACGCTCGTGGAATCGGAGATGTTCGGCTACCGCAAGGGCGCCTTCTCCGGCGCCATGGAAGACCGCCCGGGACTGATCCGCAGCGCGGAGGGCGGGACGCTGCTGCTCGATGAGATCGGCGACCTTCCGCTGCCGGCGCAAGCGACGCTCCTGCGCGTACTGCAGGAGGAAGAGGTGATGCCGGTCGGTGGAACCCGGCCCACCAAGGTGGACGTGCGTGTCATCGCCGCGACGCATCGCGACCTGCCGGGCCTGGTCGCGCAGGAAAAGTTCCGCAACGATCTGTTGATGCGGTTGTGCGGGTTCACCGTGAACCTCTCGCCGCTGCGCGAGCGGCGAGAGGACTTCGGCCTGCTGCTTTCCCGGCTGCTGCGGCGCATCGATGCCGGCAAGCTCACGTTCACGCCCGAAGCGGGTCGCGCGATGCTGCGTCATTCCTGGCCCGGCAACATCCGCGAGCTGGAGAAGTGTCTCTCCCGAGCCTCGGTCCTCGCGGAGGATGGAGTGGTCGAGCTCGAACATCTTCCGCCATCCGTGACCGCGGCGCCCGCCGCGCCTGTCCGCCCGTCGGAAGCTCAGCTTTCTGCCGACGACCGGGCACGTCGCGAGCAGATCGTCTCCTTGCTCCGTGAGCACGGCGGCAACGTCACCTCGGTCGCCAAGGCGATGGGCAAGGCGCGCACCCAGGTTCAACGCTGGCTGCGCCGCTACGATCTCGATCCCCTGACGTACAGGCGCTGA
- a CDS encoding CPBP family intramembrane metalloprotease, which translates to MNRTWALLVALCAAGIALASPFLLAEIRAVHPPMSPAALLALQGVQALVLCALAAYAGVRFAPRAGLDAPWLRAFAERRQRPSAFSSVAIEAAAVGSVTAIAVTAIALMLRSSVPEGLSHPVPAGFWTRASSAFYGGIVEETLLRWGVLTALFALARRIGVRAPFWPSNVTAALLFGALHLPSVAFARIPITGAVIAHVLLGNGIAGVVFGWMFKRRGLEGAMVAHGAADVWLQAALPALLA; encoded by the coding sequence GTGAACCGCACCTGGGCGCTCCTCGTCGCGCTCTGCGCCGCCGGCATCGCTCTGGCCTCGCCGTTCTTGCTCGCCGAAATCCGCGCAGTACACCCGCCCATGTCTCCGGCCGCGCTGCTGGCGCTCCAAGGTGTACAGGCGCTCGTGCTCTGCGCGCTGGCCGCATACGCGGGCGTGCGCTTTGCGCCGCGCGCGGGTCTCGATGCTCCCTGGCTGCGCGCCTTCGCCGAGCGCCGCCAGCGTCCGTCCGCTTTCAGCAGCGTGGCCATCGAGGCGGCTGCTGTGGGCAGCGTCACCGCGATCGCCGTCACCGCGATTGCGCTGATGCTGCGCTCCTCCGTGCCGGAGGGACTGTCGCACCCCGTGCCCGCGGGTTTCTGGACCCGCGCGAGCAGCGCGTTCTACGGCGGAATCGTCGAGGAGACGCTGCTGCGGTGGGGCGTGCTCACCGCGCTCTTTGCATTGGCGCGACGCATCGGCGTGCGCGCGCCCTTCTGGCCAAGCAACGTGACCGCGGCGTTGCTCTTTGGCGCGCTCCATCTGCCTTCGGTTGCGTTCGCGCGGATTCCGATCACCGGCGCCGTGATCGCCCACGTGCTGCTCGGCAACGGGATCGCCGGCGTCGTGTTCGGCTGGATGTTCAAGCGACGCGGGCTGGAGGGCGCGATGGTCGCGCACGGCGCTGCGGACGTGTGGCTCCAGGCCGCTCTGCCGGCGCTGCTTGCCTGA